The Humulus lupulus chromosome 4, drHumLupu1.1, whole genome shotgun sequence genome has a window encoding:
- the LOC133832703 gene encoding uncharacterized protein LOC133832703 has protein sequence MEDHSELRQTERKLDDLLRKEEVFWHQRSRIQWLKAGDQNTKFFHQKARERQKNNSIKGIFNDGNEWCTSDSEISEITMKFYNSLFTSSSPSEEKIEELLQGVHISVSDEMNMSLEAPFSLEEIKDAVFSMPADKSPSPDEGFSALLQQAESRKEIKGLRIANTAPFITHLFFADDSLIIVQTSERSLQAIQNIFSLYSTCSGQMINFTKSLLYFSPNTSEEIARLYTSSLNMQRTDSIETYLGLPMLGGKNKRILFNSIKDKVWMKLHLWKSKLFSQAGKEILLKAVIQAMPTYLMSCFRIPEGLCQEIERIQARYWWGSTTEQKKIHWRAWHKMCRPKCEGGFRFRGFIQYNQALLAKQAWRLLINPTSLLAKVFKARYYQHTSILEAREGHYPSITWSSIIWGRDLLRRGLRRRIGNGKETLAFSDPWIPRPPSFLPSIIDISDPLRVHDLFETPGSWNMIRVQQFFNAADAQNILTIPLTQFDHPDSWLWHYTNHGNYSVKSGYNLASAMDTALPSSSVTLIAIWWKSFWGIKIPRKILHFSWRGYHEILPTLKGLNRRNISKHSVCPLCGFGEDSNAHAVFWCPSSKEIWDRWDYPFMSERKEDISFKEILLYASEILEKENFQKMLIIAWAIWFERNKRTHGHPARQGQQVFEWTETIGFGAIILSPEKEVIAALSKPLKGMLSAFQAEAIALLVALNWAQRLGIQLDVIFSDSLSLVLALNNNITYQNELGIIFLDIKTLLSTFPGVALSHVGRKFNNLAHGLAKHALRLDDEFCWLEETTPPICTLFPLHSE, from the exons ATGGAAGACCACAGTGAGTTACGACAAACAGAAAGAAAATTGGATGATTTATTGCGCAAAGAGGAAGTCTTTTGGCATCAACGATCCAGAATACAATGGCTAAAAGCAGGAGACCAAAATACAAAATTCTTTCATCAAAAGGCAAGAGAGCGACAAAAGAACAATTCAATTAAAG GCATTTTCAATGATGGAAACGAATGGTGCACAAGTGATAGTGAGATCAGCGAGATCACAATGAAGTTCTACAATTCTCTCTTCACTTCTTCGTCTCCTtcagaagaaaaaattgaagaactattACAAGGAGTTCATATTTCTGTTTCAGATGAGATGAACATGAGTTTAGAAGCCCCATTTTCCTTGGAGGAAATAAAAGATGCAGTCTTCTCTATGCCTGCAGATAAAAGCCCAAGTCCAGATG AAGGTTTTTCAGCTTTACTTCAACAAGCGGAAAGTAGAAAGGAAATAAAGGGACTACGAATAGCTAATACAGCTCCTTTCATTACCCACTTATTCTTTGCGGATGACAGCCTCATTATCGTCCAGACATCTGAGAGATCTCTACAAGCTATACAAAACATTTTTTCTCTATACTCGACATGTTCTGGACAG ATGATCAACTTTACAAAgtctttattatatttttctccAAATACTTCGGAAGAGATTGCCAGGTTGTATACATCCTCTCTAAATATGCAAAGAACTGATTCTATAGAAACATATCTGGGTCTACCGATGTTGGGAGGTAAAAATAAGAGAATTTTGTTTAATTCAATAAAAGACAAAGTTTGGATGAAGTTACACTTATGGAAATCAAAGCTTTTTTCTCAAGCTGGTAAAGAAATCTTACTTAAAGCTGTTATCCAAGCTATGCCAACTTATCTAATGTCATGCTTCCGTATACCAGAAGGTTTGTGCCAAGAAATTGAAAGAATACAAGCCCGATATTGGTGGGGTTCTACTACTGAACAAAAGAAAATTCATTGGCGCGCTTGGCATAAAATGTGTAGACCAAAGTGTGAGGGAGGATTCAGATTCCGTGGTTTTATTCAGTATAATCAGGCACTTCTGGCAAAACAGGCTTGGCGATTACTAATAAACCCTACATCCCTTCTTGCAAAAGTATTCAAGGCAAGATACTATCAACATACAAGTATATTGGAGGCTAGAGAAGGTCATTATCCTTCAATAACGTGGAGCAGTATCATTTGGGGTAGGGATCTTTTACGAAGAGGATTGCGACGACGTATTGGAAATGGAAAAGAAACTTTGGCCTTTAGTGATCCATGGATCCCAAGACCTCCATCTTTTCTCCCAAGTATAATTGATATATCTGATCCCCTTAGAGTACATGATCTCTTTGAAACACCTGGTTCGTGGAACATGATACGAGTCCAACAATTTTTTAATGCTGCTGATGCCCAGAACATCTTAACCATACCTCTAACTCAATTTGATCATCCAGATTCGTGGCTCTGGCACTATACAAATCATGGGAACTATTCTGTCAAAAGTGGTTATAATCTAGCCTCAGCTATGGACACTGCACTGCCGTCTTCATCTGTTACATTAATAGCAATTTGGTGGAAGTCCTTTTGGGGAATCAAAATACCACGTAAAATTCTACATTTTTCTTGGAGAGGCTACCATGAAATATTGCCCACTCTTAAAGGTTTAAATCGACGAAATATCTCTAAACACAGTGTTTGCCCACTATGTGGTTTTGGAGAGGATTCTAATGCACATGCTGTCTTTTGGTGTCCTTCCTCTAAAGAAATATGGGATCGGTGGGATTATCCTTTCATGTCAGAAAGGAAAGAGGACATTTCCTTTAAGGAGATTCTACTCTATGCCTCTGAAATTTTGGAAAaagaaaactttcaaaaaatgCTCATCATAGCTTGGGCAATTTGGTTTGAGAGGAATAAAAGAACCCATGGACATCCAGCAAGACAAGGACAACAAGTGTTTGAATGG ACAGAAACGATAGGATTTGGAGCAATCATCCTTTCCCCAGAGAAGGAAGTTATTGCAGCTTTATCTAAGCCCTTAAAAG GAATGTTGTCAGCCTTTCAAGCAGAAGCTATAGCACTGTTGGTCGCACTCAATTGGGCTCAAAGGCTTGGAATTCAGCTGGATGTTATCTTTTCTGACTCCCTTTCTCTTGTCTTGGCTTTAAATAATAACATAACTTATCAAAATGAACTGGGGATtatatttttagatattaaaacttTATTGTCTACTTTTCCAGGGGTAGCTCTGTCACATGTTGGTCGAAAGTTTAATAATTTGGCTCATGGTTTGGCAAAGCATGCCCTTAGGCTAGACGATGAGTTTTGTTGGTTGGAGGAAACCACCCCTCCAATTTGTACTCTTTTTCCGTTACATTCTGAATAG